One genomic segment of Gammaproteobacteria bacterium includes these proteins:
- a CDS encoding EAL domain-containing protein, translating to MVCLSQENLQDPIFPRDGDDAEALLKNADMAMYSAKHQGRNLYCFYDVSLNETALQRLSIENQLRKAIDRHELSLHYQPQLDLPSGRICGVEALVRWQNPVLGFVSPIDFIPLAEETGLIIPIGEWVLRTACQQARIWQDAGCGLSRMGVNISVLQFMQPDFPSLVARILQETGLKAEALELEITESLLMRDPDGANRTLQKLKALGVQLAIDDFGTGYSSLSRLKQLPLDRLKIDRVFVQEVNTRPDDAAITTAVIAMAESMGLRVIAEGVENEAQLGFLRDKQCDEIQGYYLSRPLPADQLTALLHQYQRM from the coding sequence ATGGTTTGTCTATCACAGGAAAATTTACAGGACCCTATTTTTCCCCGCGATGGTGATGACGCGGAAGCCTTGCTCAAGAACGCCGACATGGCTATGTATTCGGCCAAGCATCAGGGCAGAAACCTCTATTGCTTTTATGATGTTTCCCTGAATGAAACCGCCTTGCAGCGTTTAAGCATAGAAAACCAGTTGCGCAAGGCCATTGATCGGCATGAATTGTCCTTGCACTACCAACCGCAACTGGACTTGCCCAGCGGTCGTATCTGCGGTGTCGAGGCGTTGGTGCGCTGGCAAAATCCGGTGCTAGGTTTTGTTTCCCCTATCGATTTCATTCCACTGGCGGAGGAAACCGGTCTCATTATTCCCATCGGCGAATGGGTGTTGCGCACCGCCTGCCAGCAGGCCCGCATCTGGCAGGATGCTGGCTGTGGTTTATCACGCATGGGCGTCAACATTTCGGTCCTGCAATTTATGCAACCCGATTTTCCCAGTCTGGTAGCGCGAATTCTGCAAGAGACCGGTCTCAAGGCTGAAGCTCTGGAACTTGAGATTACCGAAAGTCTGTTGATGAGGGACCCTGATGGCGCTAACCGCACTCTCCAGAAACTCAAGGCATTAGGCGTGCAACTGGCCATCGATGATTTTGGAACCGGCTATTCCAGCCTGAGTCGACTCAAGCAGCTTCCTCTGGACCGACTTAAGATTGACCGGGTTTTTGTGCAGGAAGTCAACACTCGTCCCGATGACGCCGCTATCACTACTGCGGTCATTGCCATGGCGGAAAGCATGGGATTACGCGTTATCGCAGAGGGTGTGGAAAACGAAGCGCAACTAGGCTTTTTGCGGGACAAACAATGTGATGAAATCCAGGGGTACTACTTGAGCCGGCCTCTGCCGGCTGATCAGCTCACCGCACTGTTGCATCAATATCAACGGATGTAG
- a CDS encoding pseudouridine synthase, with protein sequence MSERLQKFLARVGFGSRRQIEDWIRQGRITVNGAPAQLGVQVNGAERIAVDGQPVQVRAFGQRRRVLAYYKPVGEVASRRDDAERPTVFERLPQLHDGRWIAVGRLDLNTQGLLLLTTDGELANRLMHPSSQIEREYAVRILGEVTPAMLQQLRQGVPLDDGVAQFDEIVEAGGQGANHWYHVILSEGRNREVRRLWESQGVAVSRLIRVRYGPVSLRRGLHPGRWDELDEAGIDELLRAVGLTPERRPERSQGHSRQDAPMPRTPWLARPPASSPRKPPKNPDITK encoded by the coding sequence ATGTCTGAACGCCTGCAAAAATTTCTGGCCCGGGTCGGCTTCGGCTCTCGACGGCAGATCGAAGACTGGATTCGCCAGGGCCGCATCACCGTAAATGGCGCTCCGGCGCAACTCGGCGTTCAAGTGAACGGCGCCGAGCGTATCGCCGTCGATGGCCAACCGGTGCAGGTGCGCGCCTTTGGTCAACGGCGCCGGGTGCTGGCCTATTACAAGCCGGTGGGCGAGGTTGCCAGCCGCCGTGATGACGCCGAGCGGCCTACCGTGTTTGAGCGGCTTCCTCAATTGCATGACGGGCGCTGGATCGCAGTTGGCAGGCTCGATCTCAACACCCAGGGCTTGTTGTTGTTGACCACTGACGGTGAGCTGGCGAATCGGTTGATGCATCCCTCTTCGCAAATCGAACGTGAGTATGCGGTGCGGATTCTGGGCGAGGTCACGCCGGCCATGCTGCAACAACTCCGGCAAGGCGTCCCGCTGGATGATGGAGTAGCGCAGTTTGACGAGATCGTCGAGGCCGGCGGTCAGGGCGCGAATCACTGGTATCACGTTATCCTGAGCGAAGGCCGTAACCGTGAAGTACGCCGGTTATGGGAATCCCAGGGCGTTGCAGTCAGCCGGCTGATCCGGGTGCGTTATGGGCCAGTGTCCTTGCGGCGCGGCCTGCATCCGGGACGCTGGGACGAATTAGATGAGGCGGGAATCGATGAATTACTGAGGGCCGTTGGGCTGACACCGGAACGTCGGCCTGAGCGATCACAGGGTCATTCACGCCAGGATGCTCCCATGCCACGCACGCCCTGGCTTGCCCGTCCTCCCGCTTCCTCCCCGCGCAAACCCCCGAAAAATCCTGATATCACGAAATAG
- the scpB gene encoding SMC-Scp complex subunit ScpB has protein sequence MPELKMILEAVLLAAGEPLSLERLLDVFPESERPERDAVRKALLELMRDYTERGMELIEVASGFRLQVPGLYSPWVSRLWEERAAHYSRALLETLALIAYRQPITRGEIEEVRGVSLSSSIMKTLQERDWIKVIGHREVPGRPALYATTRAFLDYFNLKSLSELPPLAAPRDLDAIGATLEQRTAQARPQTEFPDV, from the coding sequence ATGCCGGAACTCAAAATGATCCTGGAAGCCGTGCTGCTGGCGGCTGGCGAACCGTTGTCGCTGGAGCGATTGCTGGATGTTTTTCCTGAAAGCGAGCGCCCCGAACGCGACGCTGTGCGCAAGGCATTGCTGGAATTGATGCGCGACTATACCGAGCGGGGCATGGAGCTGATCGAAGTCGCCAGCGGCTTTCGCTTGCAGGTGCCTGGCCTCTATTCGCCCTGGGTTTCGCGGCTGTGGGAAGAACGCGCCGCCCACTATTCGCGGGCGTTGTTGGAAACCCTGGCGTTAATCGCCTACCGTCAACCGATCACGCGGGGCGAAATCGAAGAAGTGCGTGGCGTCAGCCTCAGTAGTAGTATCATGAAAACCTTGCAGGAGCGCGACTGGATCAAGGTGATCGGTCATCGCGAAGTCCCAGGCCGCCCGGCCTTGTACGCCACAACCCGCGCTTTCCTGGACTATTTCAACCTTAAAAGCCTGAGCGAACTGCCCCCATTAGCTGCGCCGCGCGATTTGGACGCTATCGGCGCCACGCTCGAACAACGCACTGCTCAGGCTCGACCGCAAACGGAATTTCCCGATGTCTGA
- a CDS encoding segregation/condensation protein A encodes MNAVADSSPVAKVGGQSWTQIPQDLYIPPDALEVFLDAFEGPLDLLLYLIRRQNINILDIPIAEITRQYMEYLTLMQTMRLELAAEYLLMAAWLAEIKSRLLLPRPAQAEAEELDPRAELVRRLQEYERFQQAALAMDALPRLERDLFTASAAPPERQLQREPPPVSLADLLNALREVMTRAELFGRHHIQQEALSVRERMSQVLERLDALQFTPFTALFHPEEGRRGVVVTFMAVLELLREALLELVQVEPFASIHLRRRI; translated from the coding sequence ATGAATGCCGTCGCCGATAGTTCGCCTGTCGCCAAAGTCGGCGGCCAGTCTTGGACCCAGATTCCGCAGGACCTCTACATTCCGCCCGACGCCCTGGAAGTATTCCTGGATGCGTTTGAAGGCCCCTTGGATTTGCTGCTGTATCTGATCCGCCGTCAAAACATCAATATTCTCGATATTCCCATTGCCGAGATCACCCGGCAATACATGGAGTATCTAACGCTGATGCAGACCATGCGACTGGAACTGGCGGCGGAATATTTATTGATGGCCGCCTGGCTGGCCGAAATCAAATCACGCTTGTTGCTACCGCGTCCGGCGCAGGCCGAAGCCGAGGAACTGGACCCCCGTGCTGAGTTGGTCCGTCGTCTCCAGGAATATGAGCGCTTCCAGCAGGCCGCCTTGGCAATGGACGCTTTACCGCGCCTGGAGCGCGATCTATTCACCGCCAGCGCCGCGCCGCCGGAACGACAACTCCAGCGCGAACCGCCTCCGGTCAGCCTGGCCGATTTACTGAATGCCTTACGCGAGGTGATGACCCGCGCCGAATTGTTCGGTCGCCACCATATTCAGCAGGAAGCCCTGTCGGTGCGCGAGCGCATGAGCCAGGTGCTGGAACGTCTCGACGCCCTGCAATTTACCCCCTTTACCGCACTGTTTCACCCGGAGGAAGGGCGGCGCGGCGTGGTCGTCACTTTCATGGCCGTGCTGGAATTGTTGCGTGAAGCGCTTTTGGAGTTGGTCCAGGTGGAGCCGTTCGCATCTATTCATTTGCGCCGCCGCATCTGA
- a CDS encoding tryptophan--tRNA ligase, producing MEITLTGITTTGTPHLGNYVGAILPAIEASRRTDVRSFYFLADYHALVKCQDPALVHRSRLEVAATWLALGLDVENVIFYAQTDIPEILELTWMLTCVTAKGLMNRAHAYKAAVAENMADPDKDPDKGVTMGLFCYPILMAADILMFKASKIPVGKDQVQHLEMARDIAARFNYLYGEHFVLPEAVVDERAAVLVGLDGRKMSKSYGNTIPLFEPEKALRKLIMRIKTNSLPPEAPKDPDTCTLFQIYQAFATVEETAALRERYAQGIAWGEMKQLLFEYLNARLSEPRQRYLELLQTPDYIEQILKRGAARAREYSAPFLQELRRAVGIWPLGQG from the coding sequence ATGGAAATTACCCTGACTGGCATTACCACCACTGGAACCCCCCATCTGGGCAACTATGTCGGCGCGATCCTGCCGGCTATCGAGGCCAGCCGGCGCACGGATGTGCGATCGTTCTATTTTCTGGCGGATTATCACGCTCTGGTCAAATGCCAGGACCCGGCGCTGGTGCATCGTTCCCGCCTGGAGGTTGCTGCGACCTGGCTGGCGCTGGGCCTGGATGTCGAGAACGTCATTTTCTACGCCCAGACCGACATTCCGGAGATTCTGGAATTGACCTGGATGCTCACCTGCGTAACCGCTAAGGGCTTGATGAACCGCGCCCATGCTTATAAAGCAGCGGTCGCCGAAAATATGGCTGATCCCGACAAGGACCCGGACAAGGGCGTGACGATGGGCCTGTTCTGTTACCCGATCCTGATGGCGGCGGACATTCTTATGTTCAAGGCCAGTAAGATCCCTGTGGGTAAGGATCAGGTGCAGCACCTGGAGATGGCTCGTGACATTGCTGCCCGCTTCAATTACTTATATGGTGAGCATTTTGTGCTGCCCGAGGCGGTCGTGGATGAACGGGCGGCGGTGCTGGTCGGGCTGGATGGGCGCAAGATGAGCAAGAGCTATGGCAACACTATTCCGCTCTTTGAACCGGAGAAGGCATTGCGCAAGCTGATTATGCGGATTAAAACCAATTCATTGCCGCCGGAAGCGCCCAAGGACCCGGATACTTGTACGCTGTTCCAGATTTACCAAGCGTTTGCGACCGTGGAAGAAACCGCTGCCTTGCGTGAACGCTATGCGCAAGGCATTGCCTGGGGTGAAATGAAGCAACTGTTGTTCGAGTATTTGAACGCGCGATTGAGCGAACCGCGCCAGCGCTATCTGGAACTTTTGCAAACGCCGGATTATATCGAGCAGATTCTCAAACGCGGCGCAGCTCGGGCGCGGGAATACAGCGCGCCGTTTTTGCAAGAGCTGCGGCGAGCCGTGGGGATTTGGCCATTGGGTCAGGGGTAA
- a CDS encoding site-2 protease family protein: protein MQELNTIQLLIVLAPPLLLAITLHEVAHGWIALRCGDHTAKSQGRLSLNPLRHIDPIGTVLVPALLAIFGGFIFGWAKPVPVNYHRLRQPKRDMAFVALAGPGANLVMAIGWALVMTLGYHLQAGLPWLGEPLLMMGVAGIDVNVMLGVLNLVPIPPLDGSRVLAGMLPNRAGEAMARMEPYGLIILVGLMALGLFNALMPIITSIRHFILTLFFF, encoded by the coding sequence ATGCAAGAACTCAATACGATTCAACTCCTGATTGTGCTGGCGCCGCCGTTGCTGCTGGCGATCACTCTGCACGAAGTAGCCCACGGCTGGATTGCGCTGCGCTGCGGCGACCACACGGCCAAGTCTCAGGGCCGGCTCAGCCTCAATCCATTGCGGCATATCGATCCAATTGGTACGGTGCTGGTGCCTGCGCTGCTAGCGATTTTCGGCGGCTTCATTTTCGGCTGGGCTAAGCCGGTGCCGGTCAATTACCATCGCCTGCGCCAGCCCAAGCGCGACATGGCGTTTGTAGCGTTGGCTGGGCCAGGCGCCAATCTGGTCATGGCGATCGGCTGGGCGCTGGTTATGACGCTTGGCTATCACTTGCAGGCTGGATTACCCTGGCTGGGTGAACCCTTGTTGATGATGGGCGTCGCCGGTATTGACGTCAATGTCATGCTCGGTGTCCTCAATCTGGTGCCGATTCCGCCGCTGGATGGTTCACGGGTGTTAGCGGGAATGTTGCCAAATCGAGCTGGCGAAGCCATGGCGCGGATGGAGCCTTATGGACTGATCATCTTGGTGGGGTTGATGGCGCTGGGCCTGTTTAACGCACTGATGCCGATTATCACCAGCATCCGTCATTTCATTCTGACCCTGTTCTTTTTCTGA
- a CDS encoding MCP four helix bundle domain-containing protein: MNINRLKIGVRLTMGFGAMAIIVLLLGVMAIFAMQTLSAGMHNITANRFPGMLLLAELSRERIAIRAQTLAVLAQETQDDARERFRDIQKERRTSWQAIDQAWDTFIAIPRGSERGRAMVEQLKGEYHAWRAIYVELDNLIARLVEAAGADQRHALHAQYREAVNRMVPISNAMGGSLDAIIKQNAMITTKMINEDRAMAKELEIQSIAAIALSVVIAALLGWFITRGVTVPLHRCNAILGTLAEGDMRCEIPTELIARGDEIGKQAQAIQAMSAQLKNTVSQIKQMTVQMNVAVAEIAQGSTDLSQRTGEQASALEETASSMEELTSTVKHSADNAGQANQLASAARTQAEQGGQIVDQAVTAMSAIHHSSKKIVDIIGVIDDIAFQTNLLALNAAVEAARAGEQGRGFAVVAGEVRKLAQRSADAAKEIKALITDSVTKVEDGSQLVERSGKTLQEIVTSVKKVSDIVAEMTVAAREQALGIEQVNKAVLQIDRATQRNASLVKETAVASQAMGEQARNLQRLMAFFKLDDHEMLPSPS, from the coding sequence ATGAACATCAACCGTCTAAAAATCGGCGTACGACTGACCATGGGGTTTGGCGCTATGGCCATCATCGTATTGCTGCTTGGCGTTATGGCGATATTCGCGATGCAAACGCTGTCTGCTGGTATGCACAATATCACCGCGAATCGTTTTCCAGGAATGTTGTTGCTGGCTGAACTCAGCCGCGAGCGCATCGCGATTCGCGCTCAGACATTGGCGGTCCTCGCACAGGAAACACAAGACGACGCACGCGAGCGATTTCGCGATATCCAGAAAGAACGCCGAACAAGTTGGCAAGCCATTGATCAAGCGTGGGATACATTCATCGCGATCCCACGGGGCAGTGAACGGGGTCGGGCCATGGTTGAGCAGCTCAAAGGAGAGTACCACGCCTGGCGAGCCATCTATGTAGAGCTGGACAACCTCATTGCCCGCCTCGTCGAAGCCGCCGGTGCCGATCAACGACATGCGCTGCATGCCCAATACCGCGAAGCCGTGAACCGCATGGTGCCTATATCCAACGCGATGGGAGGATCTCTCGACGCGATCATCAAACAAAACGCTATGATAACGACAAAAATGATCAATGAAGATCGCGCCATGGCAAAGGAATTGGAAATTCAATCAATAGCCGCCATAGCCTTGAGTGTTGTCATTGCCGCACTGTTAGGCTGGTTCATAACCCGTGGTGTGACGGTTCCGCTCCATCGGTGCAACGCGATCCTGGGTACGCTTGCCGAGGGAGACATGCGCTGCGAAATACCTACCGAACTCATAGCCCGAGGCGATGAAATCGGTAAACAGGCCCAGGCTATCCAGGCCATGAGCGCTCAGCTAAAGAACACGGTCAGCCAAATCAAGCAAATGACGGTGCAAATGAATGTGGCGGTAGCGGAGATCGCCCAAGGCAGCACCGATCTATCGCAACGCACCGGAGAGCAAGCCTCCGCCTTGGAGGAAACCGCCTCTAGCATGGAAGAACTGACCTCGACCGTGAAGCACAGCGCCGACAATGCCGGACAAGCCAACCAACTGGCTAGCGCCGCTCGCACCCAAGCCGAACAAGGCGGCCAGATCGTCGACCAGGCGGTCACCGCTATGAGCGCCATACACCACAGTAGCAAGAAGATTGTCGACATCATTGGCGTGATTGATGACATCGCCTTCCAGACCAACCTGCTGGCCCTGAACGCCGCCGTGGAAGCAGCCCGCGCCGGCGAGCAAGGGCGTGGCTTTGCCGTGGTCGCCGGCGAAGTGCGCAAACTCGCCCAACGCAGCGCCGATGCCGCTAAGGAAATCAAAGCGCTGATCACCGACAGCGTGACCAAGGTGGAAGATGGGAGCCAACTGGTCGAGCGTTCTGGCAAGACGCTTCAGGAAATCGTGACGTCCGTCAAGAAAGTCAGTGATATCGTGGCCGAGATGACAGTGGCGGCTCGGGAGCAAGCCCTGGGGATCGAGCAAGTCAACAAAGCCGTTTTGCAAATAGATCGGGCTACCCAACGGAATGCCTCCTTGGTGAAAGAGACTGCTGTGGCCAGTCAGGCCATGGGTGAGCAAGCCCGCAACCTCCAACGCCTCATGGCATTCTTCAAGCTGGATGATCACGAGATGCTTCCGTCTCCAAGCTGA
- a CDS encoding threonylcarbamoyl-AMP synthase, giving the protein MSHFLQIHPVNPQPRLIAQAVARLREGNVIVYPTDSSYALGCQLGDKAAAERIRAIRQTDRHHNFTLVCRDLSEIATYAKVDNRRYRLLKAATPGAFTFILQATHEVPRRLQHPRRKTIGIRIPDHVIVRALLAELGEPIMSCTLMLPGDDWPLSDPEEIADRLANEVNLIIDGGAGQHEPTTVLDLTGDAPQLIRQGLGDASPFL; this is encoded by the coding sequence ATGAGCCATTTTTTACAAATTCATCCTGTTAATCCGCAACCGCGATTGATTGCGCAGGCGGTCGCCCGGTTGCGGGAAGGCAACGTCATCGTCTATCCGACTGATTCCAGCTACGCGCTCGGTTGCCAACTCGGCGACAAGGCAGCGGCGGAGCGGATTCGCGCCATTCGCCAAACCGATCGTCACCACAATTTCACTTTGGTCTGCCGCGATCTTTCGGAAATCGCCACTTACGCCAAAGTCGACAATCGCCGTTACCGATTGCTCAAGGCCGCCACGCCGGGGGCATTTACCTTCATTTTGCAAGCGACGCACGAGGTGCCGCGCCGTTTGCAACACCCTCGGCGCAAGACCATCGGCATCCGTATTCCCGATCATGTCATTGTGCGCGCCCTGCTGGCGGAGTTAGGCGAACCGATCATGAGTTGTACGCTGATGCTGCCTGGCGATGACTGGCCACTGTCCGACCCGGAAGAAATTGCCGACCGTCTGGCTAATGAGGTCAATCTGATTATTGACGGCGGTGCTGGCCAGCATGAACCCACCACGGTTCTCGATTTGACCGGCGATGCGCCGCAGTTGATCCGCCAAGGGCTGGGCGACGCTAGTCCGTTCCTTTAA